A window of Bacteroidales bacterium genomic DNA:
TGTACCGGTTCGCGACGGTTAACACCTCAAGAACCCCACCTCAGCCGACAGCTAAATACTGCCGGCTGTTGTATTTTACAATGGAGGTAGTTTATCGTTTAGAATCTCCTGTATGCTTACCTTACCTTCGTAAGTGTCATACCAGGTAAAATGAACAAAGTCAATCCGGCAGTCTTTACCCAGGCGTGAAATCCTATCTTTTAATCCGCGCCTGATTGCTTTAATGATGTCAGGATTGGCTCCGGATTCAATATGGAAGGTGATATCACCCCTGAGTCCTCTTTTCTTATATTGCCTATTTGCCTTTTGGAATAACTTATCAAATGCATTTGCCGTAAATGACCTGGGTGCTTTAAATTCATTCCAGATGCCATTCACTTTAGCATCAATATTCAAGTGATTGAACACCTGGACCTCATTTCCTTCAGCAGCTAACAACCTGCCTACCACATAATGACGGTTATACTCCTGGCCAAGCTTGTCAAATGAATACACACAACCATTGGTGGCTTTAACCGGCTCCCAGAGGGTTAATTCTTCTGAACTCCGTTTATGAATAGCCGCTATATTTTCACGAAGGATCTCATTCCAGGCATGATCCATTTCCACGATGTAGGGATGTGAGTTGCTGAAGATCCTTCCGGTTTTACCCGGGTTTATATCCAACCCTGGTGAAACATCAGCAGGCCTCGAGGAAGGTACTGGCGTCGGATCCGTATCGCAAGTTCGCCACCAGCATTGACAACCCCAAACTGACGGAGGCATATGAACATTCCACCAGGGATGATCCATAGGCAGAATGGTGCCATAATAGTGTTTATGTTCCTCTCTGGGTTCAACGGCACGTGATGGCATGTATTCAATATTCGGATACAGATCCTGATCAGCCAGAGCATCCTGGTAGTTTTTTGCACTTCGCATCCGGGCCTTACCGGTTCGATATTCTTCGCGCAACCAATTTACATTATAATCTCCGGTGATGGAAAGTGCTCTTTTTTTGAATTCAGCAAATGATTCGGATTTGGTAGCTTCACGTAAATGCCTCAGCGTAGTTTTCTGATGAGCGCTCTTGTATGCCGAAAAAACGCTGTTCTGGTATTTAAGCTTATTTCGGAAGTATTTAGAGCCTCTGCCGGCGTCGTATTCTTCATCCACTGCTTTATTAAGCTCATCCACGGTAATCTTCCACAGATCCGGATCAATATATCCTCCGGATCCGGAATAGATGCTTTTGAGTGCTTTCTGAATCAGCTCATCAATGTGTCCTGGAACATCCGCCAGGTTAATGGATGGATTCGCCTGGTAAAGTTTGCACAATTCTGCAGAAAACAATCCATGCAGATCTAATCGTAGAAATCTTCCGTCTGCTGCGGGCTTAACTTTTTTTTTTGAGTGTTTTTGTTTAGTGGATCCTGCTGATCAGTAGGTTTGATTTCCTTTTTGCCCATGATCTTCACTCCGTACTTATCAATAAAATACTCTGGTTCCACGTCATAATACTTCAGAAGCATTTCTTCAATATCTTTCATCTCCTCCGGGCTATACTCATGGGCATCATCCCAGTCGAATTTAAAACCTTTAAGCGGCCATCCGTGCTTGATAAGAAAAGGGAAAAGGTCATCATTTACTACGTCACGAATGAAGTCGCGGTCATCTTCAGCTATGTCATCAGCCACATCTTCATGAACCAATGCCTGGGCCCTGGAGCTTCCGTTATCCATGGTCATAGTTTGACCCAATATTGCTTTGCTTATTTCACTGTTGGCCCTGATAATCCTTTGATCATACACTTTAAAGGCATCACCCTGCTGGCTGCCGATCACCTCAATGGATGTTCCCTCAGGGAAGAGTCCCCAGGCAGCCGCACCCATTTTCTCCAACATGTCCTGAACCTTTTCATGATCTTTCGGATCGCGGCTGGTAGTTTTACCCACACGGATGGGCATACCGAACATTTCAGCAAACTGGTCCCAAAACTGCAGAACGTATTTTTTGCTGATGGCCTCCTTTGATGGGCTGTTTAATTCACCAAGATCCTTTTTTGATTTGCATACTTCGATGCAGGTGTCTGCCAGTTCTTCGCGGTAAGGAATACCTTTATCGGGCCAATCGGTAAAATAAGGCAGAACGACACCATATTCAGGGCACACATGATAACGCGGTACCAGCTCCACGTTAGTGAACTTCAGCTTGTCGGTTCGATCCACACCCGTGAGCTCAATTAGCGAGTGACCGTAAAATACCGAATCAATTGCCAGGTTTAAAAACTGCTTGAACCATTTTGATTTTAGCAGCTCAGTAAGATCATCATTCTTATTTCCGGAAGCATCCTTGATTATAAATGGTTTCCCCACTACGGCCATCTTACGGTTACGCACAGCGCCTTTCAAATGCAAATCATGCATGGCATCGTCATAAATGCCGTAAAGTGGCCAGCGTTTCGGATTCTCCAAAAATATGGCTGTTTGATTGGCCTGGCGCCATGACTTAATATCCTTTTGGGTAAGCTGTTCGGTGAGAAGTTTCAGCTTTGAGATAACGGATATTGCTTCATCCCTTTTAATCTGAGTTTTACCAAGGGTGATATGATGATCAGAGAACCTCCAATCGGTGGCAATGTTAAAGGCCTGTTTAATGCGGTTTAATGCTTGCATAATGGTTTACCAGCTTGATGAAACTTTTGTGTTACTTCCCCATTTGAATGGGTTATTCAAATCGCGTTCGTCGGTGCTGTCCACCGTGGGTAAATCGGGTGCGATAAGTCCCCTGGAAACGCCTTCGAGCCAGGTAACGGCTTCGTCTTTTCTCCGGACCCTAATGTCGGGTATTAACCGGTCGGGCTGAGCAGAATAGAGCAAATACAGCATGTAGTCAATAACGAACATCACCAGGGAGGCATTACGGGTATCCGGATTGGGTACATTTCCTTCCAGATCTGCAAAAATTGTATCTACATCATACCGTTTCAAGTACCCGCGAAAAAAAGAAATGGTACTTGCTTCAGCGCCGTTGAGGGTGCTGCTGTCACTTTGGCTGAGAACTTCTAAATCAGCGTCTGTGCATTGCTTTTTAATGTCGCTTTCAAAAATGAATTTCATATCACCATCCTTTTTTATGTTTGCGTTCGCCGATCACTCCGGGAAAGGCTGCTTGTCTTCCCTTATTCATCAGGATCCAGATAGCGCCTTCATCGGCATCGGGACCATCGTCATGGATATTGGCACCTTTTTGAAAACCCAGGGTTTGTTCCACTGCAGTTACCATATGTGCATTGGCCTTCTGTTTGATATTATAAGTTACCAGGCCTCTTTCCCATAACGGCGCAATAGCCTGTATCCTGGAATACTTATCGGGCTTTTGTCTCTGATCACCCCGGATGGGAAGATAGTACCCTCTTTCCCTGGCTTCTGCTTCAAAATCCTCGAAAAACATATCCTGCAGAAATACGTCTTCCATGTAGTAATCACAGATCACGTCAGAGGGCAATGACTCATGAAAATCATACAGCCATTTTACAGCTTCAGTAACGGTACCCTGTTTGCAAAATGCATCGATCTTATAAAGCTTCAATCCGAGTTTTCCCCACACCTTAATGGCCTTATAGTCGTTGGTTGTTTTAGGCTTGTACGATGGATCAAAATAGGCCACGATGTTATCCATGTTCCGGAGGTCCGGCACTCTTCCCCAGTGGATCCATTCTGCTTTGAAAACCTTGCCTTTTATAATGGGATTATGAAAGTACTCGCGGTTGGCCAGAAAATAACCCATACGAGAAAAACGGACCTGCAGCTGCTCTTTAGTGAACTTCTCAGGCCATGAAGGTTCTCCGTTAAAGGATCCATCCACAGTGGCGCAAATCTTTGAATGATGCAGCCCTTTGCGTTTGGGTTTATCCAGTTCGGTATCACCCACTACATGAGCCAGGATGGATTTGGGATGAATGCGGTTGCCTACCATCAGGAAACGGCTTGCCCGTATATCCATGGCGCCGTAAAGTGATCCGAGTAGCCAGTCCACTACCTGTTCTACCCTGGAGATATTGAGTACTATTTCGTCATCATCAATATCATCCACTACGCAATAATTGGGTCTTTTCTCCCGGTTCCGGAGTCCCCTGGGTGATTGTCCACGGCCATATGCTTTGAACAGGATCCCGTCAGCAATTTCAAATTCACCTTCTTCCCAGGATCCCAGTTTCTTTTGTTCACCAAAGTACTCGATTAGTCGTTGATTGAACTCAAATTCGGCCTGTATATCCGAAAGCAGGTTGCAGGCGTCGGTTTCATTCTTGCCTACCAGTACCATGCCCTGTAATTCACCGTTTATCCAAAGCCATATAGGCACCGAAACATCTGCATGAACACTTTTTGCATGTTCGCGTGGCCATTCCCAAACGCCGAAGAAATTGCGATCCGCTTTTACTTTATTGGCTTCCCTGATCTGAAAATCGGCTGTTGGTGCTGAAGCATAATGTGGAAATATCTCGGAAATAAAGAAGGCATAATCCTTCTTTAGCCTGGCAATGTACTTGTTTCGCTCGTCTTCGGTTTCATGCCGTATGACAACCGTTGTAGATGATTGAACGACCCGGCAGTGTTCCTTCCATTTTTTGTATGCATCGGATAAATTACTCATTTACCGCTCATGAGTGTAGTTATGTAGGAGTCCTGGTACCGGTTAATCTGCTTGATCAGATCCACCGTAACCAGCTTATCTGTGATGCTCTGCTTTTGGAGCCACTGAACGAAATCGATAAACACATCCATCACCTGCACAGGGCTGTTCTTTTTATCAAGCTTTTCAATAATGGCCACCAGCTTGGAAAGCTTGTCAGCCACTCCGGAATCCTGAGTCATTGCATCTTTATCCGATAGTAGATCATTGATTTGATTCAGGGTTTTATTGATGAGTTCCTGCCGGGTAATGGTCTTTGCGGCTCTCTTCTCTTTCCATAACCCGTCATTTACCCACTTGCTCACGGATTGTTCAGAAACACCAACGCGATCGGCAATCTCTTTGCTGGTAACTGAACTCATGTAAAGCATGAAGGCTATTTCACGGGCCGCTTCAAGTTCCTGCTTGGTCTTGCCTTTTCCTTTCATGATACCTACTATATACACAAATGTGAAACATTATTGCAGCTATCTGAAAATTTAGTGTTACAGTAATATCATTCAGTAGTATTGTAATACATATACTTGCAGTGATTTAATTTATATATGACTTTTACTTCAACTTTATCATGCAACCAGAAATACAAGCAGAATCATGAGGAATTAATTTGATGAAACACACCTTCATATTCACCGATGAGAAAGTGCTGAACAGCTATGGTTTCAGAGTAATGACAAGCGGGGGCCGTTTTGAACAGTTCAATGCGAACCCTCTCATACTTTGGATGCATCGCAGGCCCAATAAGTACAACGATAAAAACGCCGATAACGACGTTTTTCCGATCGGTCTCGGATCGAATGTGAGAATAAAGGACGGACAGGGACTTGTAGACGTTGAGTTTGACGAAAAGGACCCATTCGCCCAGAAAATAG
This region includes:
- a CDS encoding DUF935 family protein, with product MQALNRIKQAFNIATDWRFSDHHITLGKTQIKRDEAISVISKLKLLTEQLTQKDIKSWRQANQTAIFLENPKRWPLYGIYDDAMHDLHLKGAVRNRKMAVVGKPFIIKDASGNKNDDLTELLKSKWFKQFLNLAIDSVFYGHSLIELTGVDRTDKLKFTNVELVPRYHVCPEYGVVLPYFTDWPDKGIPYREELADTCIEVCKSKKDLGELNSPSKEAISKKYVLQFWDQFAEMFGMPIRVGKTTSRDPKDHEKVQDMLEKMGAAAWGLFPEGTSIEVIGSQQGDAFKVYDQRIIRANSEISKAILGQTMTMDNGSSRAQALVHEDVADDIAEDDRDFIRDVVNDDLFPFLIKHGWPLKGFKFDWDDAHEYSPEEMKDIEEMLLKYYDVEPEYFIDKYGVKIMGKKEIKPTDQQDPLNKNTQKKKLSPQQTEDFYD